The [Pantoea] beijingensis genomic sequence TAGATATCACCGCAGTCGCGTTGTATATGCATTATTGGGGGGCGTTCGGTGATGTGCCCCAATGGATCTTTGCGCTCGGAGCATTGGCCATTGTCGGTACCATGAATATGATTGGTGTGAAATGGTTTGCCGAAATGGAGTTTTGGTTTGCACTGATCAAAGTCCTGGCGATTGCCATTTTCCTGATCGTGGGCGTGGTATTTCTCGGCAGTGGAAAAATGCTGGACGGTAACGCAACCGGGTTCCACCTGATTACCGATAACGGCGGTTTTTTCCCGCATGGACTTCTGCCCGCGCTGGTATTAGTGCAGGGGGTGGTATTTGCCTTTGCTTCGATAGAATTGGTTGGTACGGCGGCAGGGGAGTGTAAAGACCCGAAAACGATGCTGCCAAAGGCGATAAATAGCGTTATCTGGCGTATCGGTCTGTTCTATGTTGGTTCGGTGGTACTGCTGGTACTGTTACTGCCCTGGAATGCGTATCAGGCCGGTCAGAGCCCGTTCGTAACGTTCTTCACTCGCCTCGGTGTCCCGTATATTGGGAGCATTATGAACATCGTGGTATTGAGCGCAGCGCTTTCCAGCCTGAATTCTGGCCTCTATTCAACCGGGCGTATTTTGCGTTCGATGTCGATGGGCGGCTCTGCACCCAAATTTATGGCGAAAATGAATGGTCAGCAGGTGCCCTATGCAGGCATCCTGGTAACCATTGCGGTATACGTTATTGGCGTGGTGCTTAACTACTATGTTCCTTCGCAGGTTTTTGAAATCGTTTTGAATGTCGCTTCGTTGGGTATCATCTCTTCCTGGGCCTTTATCGTGGTATGCCAGATGCGTTTACGTAAGGCGATTAAAGAAGGTAAGGCAGATGAGGTGAGCTTCAGACTGCCGTGGGCACCGTTTACGTCGTGGTTAACACTGCTATTTTTGGCCAGCGTGTTGGTACTGATGGCATTTGACTACCCGAACGGCACCTATACGATTGCATCTATCCCGTTAATTGCCGTGGTGCTGGTGCTGGGCTGGTTTGGCGTACGTAAACGCGTCAATGCCATTGCTGAAACGCAGCACGATCATCATGAAACCCCAGTTGTAGAGTCAGGCTCGTAAGCCTGATTCACATTCCCTCTGGTGGTTCCGGGAATGTGAATGCGGCGGTGCCGTCCGGCGTCGGGCGACAACGCCGCTATCAACGTAATTAACGCGTCGTTTTAAGATAGTTTTCCTGTTTTGTTCAGCCTATGATTATTAGCTTCTTGTATGGTCTGGAACCTACCCGATGTCTACGAAAGTGGCGATTGTCAAAAATAAAGTCCTCTCTGAAAACTATTTTCTACTGCGTAATTTCACCTACGATCTCACTGCCCGCGATGGCGCACTGATCCGCCATAAGCGTGAGGTGTACGATCGTGGTAACGGTGCCGCCATACTGCTATACAATCGCGAAAAAAACAGCGTTGTGCTGATTAACCAATTCCGTATTGCTACCTATGTCAATGGTAACAGTAACGGTATGCTGATCGAAGTTTGTGCGGGTTTGCTTGATGATGATTCACCCGAGGATTGTATTCGCAAAGAGGCAATAGAAGAGACGGGATATGCGGTGGGGCATGTCGAGAAACTCTTTTCTGCCTACATGTCTCCGGGGGGCGTGACGGAGCTGTTGCACTTTTTCGCCGCGGAATATGATGATTTAACGCGTGATAATGCCGGTGGTGGCGTTGAGGATGAGGATATTGACGTATTAGAAATGCCCTTTCCAACAGCGTTGGCAATGATTAAGGACGGACGCATTTGTGATGCGAAAACTATCATGCTGTTACAGCATGCACAACTTGCCGGATGGCTAACCGCCTGATGTCACACAGCAGTGCAAATCCTTGACGGACGAAGGTCCGGGGACATGCAGGGACTGCCATGCGTTGCTTATCCTTTCTTTGTCGGCGCGTTTTGATTGTCCGATAAATCTTATTGAGAGGAGGCAGGAGAGACAGGATGATGAACGTGCAATCACACTCATTGTCGGGATTTAGCCGTAGTTGTGCTTTATGGGTGAGGTCACAGATTAAGGCATGTTGATCGTTTGCCGTTGCGCTATCATCATTGCTTAACTATTTGGGGAACCTGATTGCCTGATGCCTTACTGGATGAAACCACTGTTTTTTTTGCCTTTTCTCTTTGTCGCCAGCGTAAAAGCTGCGCCACTGCAAAAAACATTTAATGGCTGGCAGGTAACCTGCGATAACCTTAATTTCTGTGTGGCTCGCAGTGTTCCCGGTAATAAAGGGTTGGTGATGACCATATCGCGCCATGCTGGCGTGATCGATCGCCCTCTGCTGAGGATTGATTATGGCAATGGCTATACGGGGGAACTGCATGGCGGCAAGCTTAAAGATAATCTTCTTATCGACCAGCTGCGGCTAAAGCCCGATCTGAAACATTGGGAAGTTGAACCCCATCACTTGGTGACCTCGCATGCGATTTCTATTGATGAGTTTCTGGGGCAAATTCTTGATGCTGATACAATCCAATTAACCGGGCAACCACAGGCGACGATTTCACTGCACGGGCTGAAAGCCGCATTGTTGCTGATAGATGATTTACAAGGGCGAGTCAATGGTATGAGCGCGTGGATAAAACGTGGCGATCGCGTGGCTTATGATGTGCCGCCGGAGCCAGCCTTACCGCATATGCAGGCTTTCGACTTTGTACCTGAGCCCTTAACGCGTGAAGAGAGCAGAGGTTTAATTGATTTTGGCACCTGGCGAGTAAACACCAATGAGTGCTCACTTTCACCGATGCGTCGTGAAGTCAGTGTTGCCCCCCTGACTGACGATAAAGCGTTGCTGTTAGTGAGCTGTGAGATGGGAGCCTATAACGTTATCGATCTGGCTTTTGCGGTGACTCGAACCCAACCTTATACCGCACGCGGTATCACGCTTAATTTGCCTTTTACGCCCCCCAACGGCAACGGTAAACACCTTGAATTAATTAACGCTGAGTATGATGCGACTACCAGCCAGCTTTTGACGTTTTCAAAAGGGCGCGGGATAGGGGATTGTGGTAACGCATCACGCTGGCAGTTTGATGGCGAAGAGTTTGTGTTGGCTGAGTATGCGGAAGAGGGTACCTGCGATGCCTGGCACGGCAGCAGCGACTGGCCAACGCTATGGGTGAGCCAACAAGCGTCTACCGGGGAATCACACCCTGAGGAATAAGCCGTAGCGGGCAGGAAGGATGCAGAAATAAAATGTGCGGGAGCACCCGATCATCCTTACGGATGACCAGGCAACTACCCCATTAATGAGGTTTCAACAACTTCTCTGCGTGACTCACAATATTTTCAACCGTAAAGCCAAACTCGGTAAACAACTTATCGGCTGGTGCGGATTCACCAAAGGTTGTCATTCCCACAATTGAACCGTTAAGGCCGACATACTTATACCAGTAGTCAGCAATACCCGCTTCCACCGCAACGCGAGCCGTGACGGTTGAAGGTAAAACTGACTCGCGCCAGGCGACATCCTGCTTATCAAACATATCGGTTGAAGGCATGGATACCACACGCACTTTATGGCCGCTGGCAGTAAGTTTTTCTGCTGCGCCCAGCGTGATCTCAACTTCAGATCCGGTTGCAATAAGAATTACCTCGGGCGTCCCGTCGCAATCTTTAAGCACGTAAGCACCGCGGGAGATATCTTCCAACTGTTGCTTGCTGCGCGCGGGTTGGGCCAGATTCTGGCGCGATAAAATCAGCGCGGTAGGACCGTGATGGCGCTCAATGGCATGTTTCCACGCCACGGCAGTTTCAACCTGGTCGCAGGGACGCCAGACGCTCATATTTGGCGTCAGCCGCAGACTGGCAAGCTGTTCGACGGGCTGGTGCGTTGGACCATCTTCACCAAGACCGATTGAGTCATGGGTATAGACCAGTATGTGGCGCGCCTTCATGAGTGCCGCCATGCGTACGGCGTTACGTGCATACTCAACAAACATCAGAAAGGTGGCCGTATAGGGTACAAAACCGCCGTGATGAGCAATACCGTTGGCAATAGCGGTCATACCAAACTCGCGTACGCCATAGTGAATATAATTTCCGGCGAGATCTTCTTTGATCGACGTTGAGCCGGACCAAATCGTCAGGTTACTTGGTGCTAAATCGGCGGAGCCACCAAGGAACTCTGGTAGCAGCTTACCGTATGCCTCCAGTGAGTTCTGAGACGCTTTACGGCTGGCGATTTTTGCCGGATTTGCCTGCAGCTGTTCAATGAATTTTTGTGTTTCAGCCTGCCAGGTCGCGGGCAGCCCGCCGTCCATACGTCGGGAAAATTCATTGGCCAGTTCGGGAAAGGCCGCTTTGTACGCAGAAAATTTATCGTTCCAGGTGTTTTCATGTTTCTGACCGGCCTGCTTCGCATCCCATTGCGCATAGTATGACTGTGGGATCTCAAACGGCGGATAATCCCAATTCAGCTGTTTACGCGTCAGGGCAATTTCATCGTCACCTAATGCGGAACCGTGGGCTTCCTCTTTACCTGCTTTGTTAGGGGAACCAAAACCAATCACGGTGCGGCAAATAATCAATGAGGGTTTATCGGTTACGCTTTGCGCTTCTTTAATGGCTTGCTTAATGGCTTGTGGATCGTGACCATCAATTTCATGCACGACGTGCCAGTTATAGGCTTCGAAGCGTTTCGCCGTGTCATCGGTGAACCACCCTTTGGTTTCGCCATCAATGGAAATGCCATTGTGATCGTAAAAGCCAATCAGTTTACCCAGGCCAAGCGTACCTGCCAGCGACGAGGCTTCATGGGATATACCTTCCATCAGGCAGCCATCGCCCATAAATACATAGGTAAAGTGATCAACGATGTCGTGGCCCGGGCGGTTAAATTGTGCACCCAACGTGCGTTCGGCAATCGCAAGGCCAACGGCGTTTGCCAGCCCCTGCCCAAGGGGGCCAGTGGTGGTTTCCACGCCTGGCGTATAGCCAATTTCAGGATGGCCTGGTGTTTTAGAATGCAGTTGACGGAAATTTTTCAGTTCTTCCATCGGCAGGTCGTAACCGCTGAGATGCAGCAGGCTGTACAGCAGCATTGAACCGTGACCATTAGATAATACAAAGCGGTCGCGATCTGCCCAGGCCGGGTTAGTCGGATTATGCTTCAGGAAGTCACGCCATAGCACTTCAGCAATATCAGCCATCCCCATGGGGGCTCCCGGGTGGCCTGAGTTTGCTTTTTGTACGGCATCCATACTGAGCGCGCGGATTGCATTGGCTAACTCTCTACGTGAGGACATATGCTCTCCTAAGGGTTAAACGGGGTAAAACGGCGTGGATTATTCTGGCATGCCAGCCTCCGTGAAGGCTGGCATGATGGGATTACAACTTCGCGGCCAGCACATCTTCAAGTTTCTGTTGGTCAACAGCAAACTGGCGGATACCTTCAGCCAGTTTTTCAACGGCCATGGCATCCTGATTATGCTCCCAGCGGAACTCAGCTTCAGAGAGTGATGCTGGCTGGTGGAAAGCTTTGGTTGATGGCGTTAATTTACGTTCAACGGGGGCGTCGCTGGCCTGTAAATCTTCCAGCAGATTGGGGGAAATCGTCAGGCGATCGCAGCCTGCCAGCGCCAGAATCTGCTCAACTTTACGGAAGCTGGCGCCCATGATCACCGTGTTGTAGCGATGCTGTTTGTAGTAATCATAGATATTACGTACGGATTTCACACCGGGATCTTCATCCGCAACATAGGGATCAAGCGGCTTACGGGCGTTGTACCAGTCATAAATGCGGCCAACAAAGGGAGAGATCAGGAATACGCCGGCTTCTGCGCAGGCACGAGCCTGGGCAAAAGAGAACAGCAGAGTCAGGTTACAGTTAATCCCGTTTTTCTCCAGCTCTTCCGCTGCGCGGATACCTTCCCATGTCGACGCCAGTTTGATCAGAATACGCGAGCGATCGATACCATGCTCTTCATACATTCTCACCAACTTCTCCGCTTTGGTGACGCACATGCCACGATCGAAAGAGAGGCGGGCATCGACTTCTGTAGAAACACGGCCCGGCACGCTTTTCAGAATTTCCATACCGAGGTTAATGGCAACTTTATCGCTGGCATTAATGATTTGAGTGTCTTTACTGCCGCCCTGTTTTTTTGCGTAGTCAATAGCATCGTCAATCAGGTGCTTATACGAGTCGAGGCCAGCAGCTTTCAGGATCAGAGACGGGTTGGTGGTGGCATCTTCAGGGTGATAGTTACGAATAGATTCAATGTCGCCGCTGTCGGCCACCACGGTAGTAAACTGTTTTAATGCGTCTAGCTGATTCATCTCTTAGCTCCTTGATAAGCAATCGATAATTATTCTACCCATCGTATCTGTAGCAATCGCAAGGATATACGTTCAGGGATGACTGCCATCCCCTTCTTGCTGCACTGGCAGATACTCTGGCTAAAGAACAGGGCTCATCAGACGGTATCAAGTGACAGATGCCTGAGCAGCCATGTCCTGTTATTTCAGGCCAACCACATTGCATCAGGTGCTGTCACAGAGGGACGCGTTTTCGCTGATGGTTGCAATGGGCTTACCCGATAGGGCGTCACGCCGTGAGTCATTAAGAGCGCGGTCAAAAGGTACTGACGCGTTTTTTGATGCATATCGCCATCACTCAACGGCAGATCAGGATGCCATGTTTATAGCGCAGGAACTTGATGCCTTGTGCCTCATCGTGAACGATCGACGAGATACCTTTCCAGGACATGAAGTGGTAAACCACAGTCTGGATCCCCGAGCGCCATCGGTAATGAGTCCGGGCACGTTTATTCAGTGACGAAGACACCCGCGCGACTCGCCATAGAAAGCATAGCAGATCCCCGGAATAACGTGCTGGCAGTTGATGTGCCTTGCTATCTCCGTTTGCGCGGCAGATTGCCGCAGTTGTAAACGAGGGCTTTAAAGAGGGGGGGCTGAAAACGCACTTTCTCTCCTGTTTTTCAAAGCCGCTTCAAGTTTTTCCTGTATTTCCCGCTTCTATACTGTTCTTTCGAAACTCTCTAATACAAAGCCAAGGATAAGACGATGGACGAACAATTGAAGCAAAGTGCCCTCGATTTTCACGAATTCCCCGTCCCCGGTAAAATACAGGTTTCACCCACTAAGCCATTAGCGACGCAGCGAGACCTGGCATTAGCCTATTCGCCAGGCGTGGCGGCGCCCTGTCTGGAGATTGCGAAAGATCCACTCGCGGCGCATAAATATACCGCGCGCGGCAACCTTGTTGCGGTGATCTCTAATGGTACCGCAGTGCTTGGGTTGGGAAATATTGGCGCATTGGCCGGTAAACCCGTGATGGAAGGCAAAGGTGTTCTATTCAAGAAGTTTGCTGGCATTGACGTGTTCGATATTGAAATTGATGAGTTGGATCCGGACAAACTGATTAATGTGATTGCGGCGCTGGAGCCAACATTTGGCGGCATTAATCTCGAAGATATCAAAGCGCCGGAATGTTTTTACATTGAAAAGGCGCTGCGTGCGCGTATGAAAATTCCGGTATTCCATGACGATCAGCATGGCACCGCTATCATTTGCACGGCAGCGGTACTTAACGGGCTGCGCGTGGTTAATAAATCACTTTCTGATGTGCGACTGGTGGTCTCAGGCGCGGGGGCTTCCGCTATTGCCTGCATGAATCTGCTGGTGGCGCTAGGCATGCAAAAACACAATATTGTGGTGTGCGACTCGAAAGGGGTGATTTATCAGGGTCGAGAAGAACCAATGGCTGAAACTAAAGCGGCCTATGCCATCAAAGACAACGGTAAACGAACGTTGGATGAGGTGATCACCGGCGCGGACATTTTTCTCGGCTGTTCAGGACCGAAGTTGATGACACCGGAGATGGTGAAGCGCATGGCGAAGGATCCATTGATCCTGGCACTGGCTAACCCCGAACCTGAAATTTTACCACCGCTGGCGAGGGAAGTACGTCCTGATGCCATCATCTGTACGGGACGCTCAGATTTTCCCAATCAGGTGAATAATGTGCTGTGCTTCCCGTTTATTTTTCGTGGGGCATTGGATGTCGGCGCGACAGCGATCAATGAAGAGATGAAGCTGGCCGCGGTACATGCGATTGCTGAACTGGCGCTGGCGGAACAAAGTGATGTGGTTGCTTCCGCCTATGGCGACCAGGAGCTGTCGTTTGGCCCTGATTATCTGATCCCGAAACCTTTCGACCCGCGGCTGATAGTGAAAATTGCCCCAGCGGTCGCTAAAGCTGCTATGGATTCAGGTGTGGCGACGCGGCCCATCGCGGATTTTGATGCCTATCGGGAAAAACTGACAGAGTTCGTTTACAAAACCAATCTTTTCATGAAGCCTATCTTCTCGCAGGCAAGGAAGGATCCTAAACGGGTTGTGTTGGCCGAAGGTGAAGAGGCACGAGTACTGCATGCGACTCAGGAGTTGATCACGTTGGGATTGGCGAAGCCAATATTGATCGGACGCCCGGGAGTCATTGATATGCGCCTGAAAAAACTGGGACTGAAGATTGAGGCGGGTAAAGATTTTGAGGTGGTTAATAACGAATCCGATCCGCGATTTAAGCAGTACTGGAGTGAATATCACCAAATTATGAAGCGACGCGGTGTTTCAGTGGAAGAGGCGCAGCGGGCGGTTATCGGCAATCCAACTTTAATCGGTGCCATTATGGTACAGCGAGGTGAGGCGGATGCGTTAATCTGCGGAACGATTGGCGATTATAAATCCCATTATGATGTTGTTGAGAAGCTGTTTGGTTTCCGCGCTGACGTTAAGGTGGCGGGAGCAATGAATGCGTTACTGCTACCAAGCGGTAATACTTTTATCGTTGATACTTACGTTAACGAAGATCCGACGCCGGAAGCGTTAACTGAGCTAACGCTGATGGCGGCCGAAACCGTTCGACGTTTTGGTATTGAGCCTAAAGTGGCATTGTTATCGCATTCCAGTTATGGGACGTCTGATGCGCCAGCCGCACGTAAAATGCGTGAAACTCTGGCGCTGGTGAATGCCCGGGCACCGGAACTGGAGATTGATGGCGAGATGCACGGTGACGCAGCGCTGGTGGAAAGTATTCGTCACGACAGGATGCCGGATAGCCCGCTAAAAGGGTCCGCCAATATTCTGATTATGCCGAATGTTGAAGCGGCGCGTATTAGCTATAACCTGCTGCGTGTCTCTTGCTCAGAAGGCGTGACCGTGGGGCCGGTATTGATGGGGATTGCGAAACCGGTTCACGTGCTAACGCCGATTGCTTCAGTGCGTCGCATTGTTAATATGGTTGCGTTGGCCGTAGTGGAAGCCCAAACGCAGCCATTATAAATACGCTGTATTTTCTGGTTGCTCCAGGAATCGCGATAGATTTGTACAGATGAAATGATACAGGGGCCGGCAGTTGCTCTGGCCCCACGTTTTTGTCCCCCGCCAGAAACCGTTTATCCGGTTGAGGGAGCGGAACACCGTGGCGTCAAGTTCTTTAGCCGACGTATGGGCGCATCATGAATCCCTGATGCCGGATTGCGGCGTTAACCATGCTCTTACGGGTAAAAAGTCACGGTATAATCTCGCTTCCGGCGAACCTTCCTCTGGCTGATAATCATATTCCCAGCGCACCAGCGGCGGCATCGACATTAAAATTGATTCGGTTCGTCCACCGGTTTGCAGGCCAAACAGCGTACCGCGATCCCATACCAGATTGAACTCCACGTAACGGCCACGACGATAAAGCTGAAACTGACGCTCGCGCTCGCCCCAGGATAACGTCCTGCGACGCGCCACAATGGGTAGATAACCGGTAAGAAAACCGTTTCCTACTGCCTGCATGAAATCGAAGCAGCTATCGAAATCTGGCGTATTCAAATCGTCAAAAAACAGCCCGCCAATCCCACGCTGTTCATCACGGTGTTTGATATAAAAATAATCATCACACCATTTTTTATAACGCGGATACACCTCTTCGCCAAAAGGCTGGCAAAGGTCAAAGGCTGTCTGATGCCAGTGGATGGCATCGTCTTCAAAACCATAGTAAGGCGTTAAATCAAAACCACCACCAAACCACCAGACGGGGGCGGCACCCGGTTTCTCGGCAATAAAAAAACGGACATTGGCATGGCTGGTCGGTACCCACGGATTTTCGGGATGGACCACTAATGAAACGCCCATTGCCTGAAAGCTACGGCCCGCTAACTCGGGGCGGTGCGCCGTTGCTGAAGCGGGCATTGCTTCGCCATAAACGTGAGAAAAGTTTACGCCGGCTTGCTCGAAAAGATTGCCGTTACGCAATACGCGACTGCGGCCACCTCCACCGGCAGGGCGTACCCAGTTGTCTTCTTCAAACTGCGCTGCACCATCGGTGAGTGCTAGCTGCTGGCAAATATTATCCTGCAATGTGAGCAGGAATTGTTTTACGCGGTCAGTATCGGGAGCGGTCATCATGGTGTTGTCTCAAAATATTTGCGACGATTATACCTTAAATTATTCGCGTTGCAGGGGGGGACATTACGTCACTCGGATAACTGCACCCGCTTTCCGACTGTGATACCCATGAAAACTGCCTTTTCTGCACTGTGAGACTTGCACCGTAGAAATAATGCGTGATAATCAACAAATTCTGCAGAACCTCTGAGTAAAAATGATGGAAATTCGCGCATTCTGCCATGATGACTTTGAAGAAGTGATTACCCTTTGGGATCGATGTGATCTGTTACGCCCCTGGAACGATCCTGAAATGGATATTGAGCGTAAATTGACGCACGATCCTGATCTGTTTCTGGTGGCTGTGGTCGGCGGCGAAATTGTCGGTACATTGATGGGCGGCTATGATGGACATCGTGGTTCTGCTTACTATTTGGGCGTGCATCCTGATTACCGTGGACGTGGTTTTGCCAATGCACTGATCAATCGCCTTGAGAAGAAATTGATCGCACGTGGTTGTCCAAAGATCAACTTACTGGTACGTGAAGAAAATGATGCAGTACTCGGTTTTTATGAGAAGCTGGATTATGAAATTCAGGATACCCTGGCACTCGGCAAGCGCCTGATTGAAGATCGTGAATATTAATACGCTACGGGTGACCATACTGTTGCCCGACCGTCTTCCCCGTTTTCTGATGTGATGATGACCCTCAACTATTCCCCCGACGATTATGACCAAAAAGGACAGCTCAGGTTACCGCTGAGTTTCTGGATCGTTTTGCTGTTGCAGGCACGGACCTGGGTGTTGTTTGTGGTTGCAGGTGCTTCCCGGCAGCAGGGCACCGATTTGTTGACGCTGTTTTATCCCGACGCCCATGCTTTCTGGCTCGGCCTTGCGTTGGGTATACCCGCTGCCTTCGGACTGCTGCTGACTGGCTATCGCCAGCGATTACCCGGTGTATGGCAGGCGTGGCGTTGGGTGCTGTGTGCCGCGCTGGTGGCAATGATGCTTTCACAAGCTGTAACCCTCTGGCAGGGCGATGAAACCTTTTCCCCTTTGGTGGGGGTATTTGGTCTGTTTGACTTGCTCGCGTTAGGATATTTAACGTTGAATCGGCGCTTGCGGCACTGCTTCGATCGCCACCTTAATGCGGCAGAGTAAAACTTTTCTCATATTTGGCACTCAAATCTGATTCACACGAGTCATGTGTTGACTACAGGAGTTGCAATGAAATTTGTTCGCCCGGCGATGATTATCGCCGCATTACTGTTGGCAGGCTGCGCCAGTTCCGGCTCGCAGACGCAATCTGATTCGAGCTGGTGGAATCCGTTCTCAAAAATATCCTGGTCGAGCCTGTCGCCGCTTAACTGGTTTGGTTCCTCATTGGAGGTTACCGAACAGGGCGTTGGCGATGTGAACGGTAGTACCACGATGAGTGAGTCGGTTCTGAATGACGCATTGTCGGGAAAGTATAAACTGCGACAGGGCATGCGCAGTAGTAACGGCGGTGTGGTGTCATTTTGGCAGGCGCTGGAGGATGGTAAGGTAAAGTTGCTGATTAATGGCAATGCGACCGTGAGCCGCGTTGAGGTGATGGACGTCGCGATTGCGACGCAGGACGGCACCAAAATCGGTAGTAAATTTAGTGAACACTTTGATAAAGCCTTTGGCGCCTGTGAAAAAGCACCGGGGCTGGACAGTAGTGAAATTGAATGTAAGGCACCGAATAGCCAGCATATTCATTACGTTTATAGCGGCGAATGGCACGGCCCTGAAGGTTTGATGCCGCCTGATGATACCCTGAAAAACTGGACGCTAAGCAAAATTATCTGGCGTCGGTGATGTCCCGTATTTGTGACGGCATTTCATTTTCCCTCGCGGTAGCGCAGGATGCCGCCTGAAACATCGGGTATGATATGGCTTAAAATCGTCGTACGGACAGAATTACACTCAGGAGAGCCACATAATGTCTCAGGTTCAGAGCGGCATTTTACTGGAACATCGCCGTTTTGCGATTTATATCGAAGCGAAGGCGCAAGGGGAATTGGAGGCCATTCGACAGGGCACCAACGTTTTTAATCAGCAACTGCTGCAGTTGCAACAGCAGTATCCGGATGCGGGATTGGGCGCGGTTGTGGCGTTTGGTCCAACGCTGTGGCGCGATCTCACTGCCGAACCAGGGGCTGTTGAGCTGAAGGATTTTCTGCCGTTGGGGAAAGGTGGGATTGCGCCGGCAACTCAGCGTGACCTGCTGATCCATATCCAGTCATTGCGTCATGATGTTAACTTCAGCGTGGCACAGGCGGCACTGGCGGCTTTCGGTTCTTCACTGCTTATTGAGGAAGAGATCCATGGTTTTCGCTGGGTAGACGATCGCGATCTGTCGGGTTTCGTTGACGGTACGGAAAATCCGCAGGGTGAAGCACGTCAGCAGGTTGCCATCATCTCGCAGGGGAATGATGCGGGAGGCAGCTATGTCTTTACCCAACGCTGGGAGCATGATCTTAAGATGTGGCAGCGGCTCAATGTCAGCAAGCAAGAGCAGGTGATAGGGCGAACCAAAGCGACAAGTGAAGAACTGGATAGCAATGTGCGTCCGGATACCTCTCACGTAAGCCGTGTGGACCTGAAAGAGAACGGGCAAGGATTGAAGATCCTGCGCCAGAGCCTGCCTTATGGCACAGCCAGTGGCACACATGGATTATTTTTTATCGCTTACTGCGCCACGCTGTACAACATTGAACAACAGTTGCTGAGTATGTTTGGTGAGCGCGATGGCAAGCTGGACGCAATGCTGCGTTTCACCAAACCGAAAACCGGTAGCTATTATTACGCGCCTTCGGTTGAACAACTCGCCAGGCTATAAAAGACCCGTGCAGGGTGTATGCGTTTCGGCCCTGCTATTTTTAGTGGTTACATATCCTTTCCCACCAGCTTATAGCATTTTAGACTTTCAAATCATCAAACGGTATATAAAACCGTTACAGCTTTCACCTGCGTTATAAATAAACTGATTGCACTCGTGGCGTGAGCCGAATCATCAACTCAGGGTGCTAAATGACTTTTCCAATGGTGAAAAAATGCGTAACAGGCGTGGCTTTCTCGCTGCTGCTGGCAAGCGGTGCCCAGGCAACAGAGCTGATGAACAGTTCTTACGACGTCTCTCGCGAGCTATTTGAAGCGCTAAATGTGCCCTTTGAACAGCAGTGGGTGAAACAGCATCCCGGCGACGCGTTAACGATTAAACAATCTCATGCAGGTTCATCCAAACAGGCCCTGGCAATTCTACAGGGGCTAAAGGCGGATGTGGTGACTTATAATCAGGTGACCGATGTCCAGATCCTTCACGATCGCGGTAATTTGATCCCAGCCGACTGGCAAAAACGGTTGCCAAATAATAGCTCCCCTTTTTATTCCACCATGGCTTTCCTGGTGCGCAAAGGTAATCCCAAAAATATCCATGGCTGGAACGATCTTGCGCGTGATGGTGT encodes the following:
- the hemF gene encoding oxygen-dependent coproporphyrinogen oxidase, with translation MTAPDTDRVKQFLLTLQDNICQQLALTDGAAQFEEDNWVRPAGGGGRSRVLRNGNLFEQAGVNFSHVYGEAMPASATAHRPELAGRSFQAMGVSLVVHPENPWVPTSHANVRFFIAEKPGAAPVWWFGGGFDLTPYYGFEDDAIHWHQTAFDLCQPFGEEVYPRYKKWCDDYFYIKHRDEQRGIGGLFFDDLNTPDFDSCFDFMQAVGNGFLTGYLPIVARRRTLSWGERERQFQLYRRGRYVEFNLVWDRGTLFGLQTGGRTESILMSMPPLVRWEYDYQPEEGSPEARLYRDFLPVRAWLTPQSGIRDS
- a CDS encoding GNAT family acetyltransferase, yielding MEIRAFCHDDFEEVITLWDRCDLLRPWNDPEMDIERKLTHDPDLFLVAVVGGEIVGTLMGGYDGHRGSAYYLGVHPDYRGRGFANALINRLEKKLIARGCPKINLLVREENDAVLGFYEKLDYEIQDTLALGKRLIEDREY
- the maeB gene encoding NADP-dependent oxaloacetate-decarboxylating malate dehydrogenase, translated to MDEQLKQSALDFHEFPVPGKIQVSPTKPLATQRDLALAYSPGVAAPCLEIAKDPLAAHKYTARGNLVAVISNGTAVLGLGNIGALAGKPVMEGKGVLFKKFAGIDVFDIEIDELDPDKLINVIAALEPTFGGINLEDIKAPECFYIEKALRARMKIPVFHDDQHGTAIICTAAVLNGLRVVNKSLSDVRLVVSGAGASAIACMNLLVALGMQKHNIVVCDSKGVIYQGREEPMAETKAAYAIKDNGKRTLDEVITGADIFLGCSGPKLMTPEMVKRMAKDPLILALANPEPEILPPLAREVRPDAIICTGRSDFPNQVNNVLCFPFIFRGALDVGATAINEEMKLAAVHAIAELALAEQSDVVASAYGDQELSFGPDYLIPKPFDPRLIVKIAPAVAKAAMDSGVATRPIADFDAYREKLTEFVYKTNLFMKPIFSQARKDPKRVVLAEGEEARVLHATQELITLGLAKPILIGRPGVIDMRLKKLGLKIEAGKDFEVVNNESDPRFKQYWSEYHQIMKRRGVSVEEAQRAVIGNPTLIGAIMVQRGEADALICGTIGDYKSHYDVVEKLFGFRADVKVAGAMNALLLPSGNTFIVDTYVNEDPTPEALTELTLMAAETVRRFGIEPKVALLSHSSYGTSDAPAARKMRETLALVNARAPELEIDGEMHGDAALVESIRHDRMPDSPLKGSANILIMPNVEAARISYNLLRVSCSEGVTVGPVLMGIAKPVHVLTPIASVRRIVNMVALAVVEAQTQPL
- a CDS encoding RpoE-regulated lipoprotein, encoding MKFVRPAMIIAALLLAGCASSGSQTQSDSSWWNPFSKISWSSLSPLNWFGSSLEVTEQGVGDVNGSTTMSESVLNDALSGKYKLRQGMRSSNGGVVSFWQALEDGKVKLLINGNATVSRVEVMDVAIATQDGTKIGSKFSEHFDKAFGACEKAPGLDSSEIECKAPNSQHIHYVYSGEWHGPEGLMPPDDTLKNWTLSKIIWRR
- a CDS encoding DUF2919 domain-containing protein — encoded protein: MMTLNYSPDDYDQKGQLRLPLSFWIVLLLQARTWVLFVVAGASRQQGTDLLTLFYPDAHAFWLGLALGIPAAFGLLLTGYRQRLPGVWQAWRWVLCAALVAMMLSQAVTLWQGDETFSPLVGVFGLFDLLALGYLTLNRRLRHCFDRHLNAAE
- the tal gene encoding transaldolase; the protein is MNQLDALKQFTTVVADSGDIESIRNYHPEDATTNPSLILKAAGLDSYKHLIDDAIDYAKKQGGSKDTQIINASDKVAINLGMEILKSVPGRVSTEVDARLSFDRGMCVTKAEKLVRMYEEHGIDRSRILIKLASTWEGIRAAEELEKNGINCNLTLLFSFAQARACAEAGVFLISPFVGRIYDWYNARKPLDPYVADEDPGVKSVRNIYDYYKQHRYNTVIMGASFRKVEQILALAGCDRLTISPNLLEDLQASDAPVERKLTPSTKAFHQPASLSEAEFRWEHNQDAMAVEKLAEGIRQFAVDQQKLEDVLAAKL